GTGGTCAAGTTTAAGGCTACAGTGGGGGAAGTCTTCAAGGACCATTTCGCAAAGGTTTCGCATCGAAGATTTGCATTGTTAGCTTTTCGAGTTGAAGGATGCTTAACTGGAAAGCGGGTTAGTGGTTCTAATAGGTTTTGCTGTTCACCGTTCCGCTATTCtgttaaaatattcaaatattcaaaGAAGTATACTATCTATAAGTGCACAATGATTAAAGTAActatatattaccaaaaaCAATACATCTTAAAAACAGAGTTCTTACCAGAAATTCTTTGATCTGGTATATAAATCTGTTAACCATTTATgaatatagaaaaaaaagattttttaattGTCTACACTAGTATTAGGTACAATGGAGAAGATTAAATTGCACGTCATTACACAAAATCAGTTTCTATGCGAGCCAAAAACTCACAACAAACAATTGTTGATTCATCCAAGTTCCGTTGAGAAATCCAAGTTCGAATTTCGAAATGAAAATTCGACGACCCAACTTCCCCTTCAAAGTGCTAGACTCAGCTAGACCAAGTAAGCCCAAGTTAACCCCTGAAGTTCGAACTGAATTCGAAACCGCCCTTCGAACAACACAATTCCACAGAGCTTACGTTTTATTTTACGTAGCACTCTTACGTAAAGTGATTTCCCCCAATTTCGCTCTCATTTCCCGACTCTCTCTCCGCTTGGCAGCCACTTTCCCACCCCCTTGCCAGTGCCGAAGTAAAGGTAACAAAGGCAGCCGTGTCTTTGGGGTGGTAagctggcggtggtggtggtagtggtagtggtggtggtggcacaTTGTCAGTGGTGTGGGTCCCTGTGGTTGGTGGTTCAATTGGTTGGTTGTTGGCATAaacaaagcacacacacaatctGCCGGGGGGTGGTGGAAATTGGGAGGGTGGCATTTACCGCGAGAGAGCAACGCGCTTCCTGTAGGAAAGTACAAAGAGAGCTATTTTATAAATGTGACTGCAGCAAGGATATTTGCAGTCAGTCCACTCTGAAACCTCGAAGCGAGAACATTGAATAACAAGCGGAAGCGAAAAGCGCACAGCCTGAAAGTTCGTCAAATAGCGACCAGTTTCCTAGTTCGTTTTCCCGCCAAATGAGTCAGAAAATTTTCCAAGTGCTTGATACGAGATATGAAGACTTAAAAGACTTGAAGTGCAAGCAGTGAATGGAATATATTATTCCTGAGAAATATTGAAGCcgaacattaaaaatatatactctaccgaagttatatatttttggaatAATTCATTCAAGATTTTGTAAAATcatattttgtattaaatcGAATACCGCCATGGCCATCGCCTATTTCATACCCGACCAGGCCCAATTGTTGGCCAGAAGCTACCAGCAAAGTGGCCACCAGGCAGCAGCGAGTCCTCGCACAACTGCAACACCTGCTGCACcttcgcagcagcagcaacaatcgcagcagcatcagcaacagcagcagcatcagcagcaacatcaacaacaacaacagcgccCACAAATCCGTGCCAATATCTCCGTGCCGCTGGGAAGTCAACAGGGATCGATGACCATGTCGGAGTTCGGATGCTGGGACCTTCTGGCCCAGATCTTCTGCTACGCCCTGAGAATCTACAGCTACAGTTCAAGCCAGCGACGACCGACGGTCATTCAGATATCCTTCGAAATCAGCAGCGGCGGTCAGAACAACGATGAGGACGACGTGACCGAtgccacctccacctccaccaccaaGGAGAACTAAATTTAGTTTCCATTTTTCAACGAGGTGGAGAGAAAATCTTTGGGATTTTCTGGGAAAGGCAGGCTCAATCAAAGCGCATTGTGATTTCTTTTTTGGGTATGGACACATGAGGAGGAACgagttttgtaaaaaaaaatgggataTTTCCAcaacaaaataagaaaactatttttaaactatttttgaGAGAgagaaaattcaaaatttgtcatcgatttgcttaaagTGATATTGATTGTTTGTTACTTTTTTGAATgtcaaattttcgcatttcaGTTTtgagaaaaatgtttaattttgcAAGCAAAGGTTTCCCGGTTGGTTCAAAAATACATTAATAATTAACAAAACATTTTGAGATCATGAAAGAAAAAGTGTAAAATTGTCATAAACCTTATTAGTGTCTATACATATGAGCAAAACCACAAGTATCGTACTCAACTAACAACtaattgtcaaatttttgcatttcaactacttacaaatatatgtaaatcCTAAACTAATATTACAGAACTACAATACAgaaccaacaaacaaaaagcaaacaaagatgcaaccgcagcaacaattacaacaaaaGACAACAACTCAATTGTACAAAATAGATTTTAAGCAAACAGCAAATTTTATATGTTTACAAGAAAGAgagaaataacaaaatacaTAATGTCTACAAAAAATAGAATACAAGAACCGCCGatcagaaaaaatacattttaacaaaaaatgaaaatgaaacaaaacaaCACATTTAAGCAATTTTGATACGAATAATCACGAATAacgaaaatcgaaaagaatattatcattattattgattatagcaaaattcaaaacatattattttaatttttggcattgcaaattaaacaagaaatatttaaattaatcaaatGTAACGATTTAGCAtttgtaagaaattaaaatttttataagacaaacaagcaaaaaataaatacaattttataaaaaaaataaataacttgtATGATTGTTGTTCCTTTTCAGAATATTAAAATTCTCTAGTTGAGAAGAAAATATATCCACAGCGTTTCCGGGagaacatatatatttaatatccTTTTATTTCGAAGGACTTAAAGATTGTGAGAAATGTACTAATCagtatttacaaaaattatgaggcttcaaaaaatattttaaaatggtGTGCcctgaaataaaattaaaaagttaaatttgtttttaataattttttgtaagtAACAACTTATAAAATAAGTCCTTTGCCTTTATATCCCATTGAAGCAACGAAATGTCAGTGGACAACCGTTCAGCCGGGAAAAGGCGGATCAAGCAAACATTTAGCGATCGCTATCGTGAAAACCAATATGTCACCTCGAAAGGAAAACCCATTGTTGGTCTAGGGCAGACAGACTGCGAATTTTCCCGTTGTGTCATGCCAGGCACACTCCGCCCAAAAGGGTTAAAAAGCAAAGGTGACGCCGCTTAACCGCAGATCTCAGTTTGTGCCGCCAATGTCCAAGTCATCGGGCTCGGGGTCAAAGggaaaaagaggaaaagagGAAAGGGGGAAAAGGCGAGAAGGGGGTGTACCCTTTAGCGAACCCGGAAACCCATTTAACCCCAGAAGTGGAAAAAGTGTAACATCTGTGGCAGCAAGCGATCAGCGGCGCCTGATAAGTTCGCCAgtcaaataataattatgcaAACATTTCGGGCCGCTAATTTGCCGCCTATCTTAATTTAAATCGCTCAAAAGCGCACTGGAACCAGCGCACaagaaattgtttaattgtcGTGACATGACAATAAGCGACCTGGAAATTAGGGTCCTTCGctaacctttttttttcgcgtGTGGCTTGATTTTTGGCGATGATAAGCGAGGGGGAAATTATAGGGTATGCAAATGCTCGCATAGTGTCGGTCGCGTGTCCTGGATCAAGTTTTCATTCGGGTTTGTTTTCAACTCAAATTCCTTTTTAGCGCCTGCAATTATGCTCGGCGGAGAGACAGTTTATGATAACATATTTGTAgttaatttagttaaattaGTGCCACATATGTTAAAGTGATCTGAGATAGCCAGGTGGGAACTGCAAGTGGGTGAAAATTCCAGCAAGTCACAGGTTGTTGACCAActataaataaagaaaaatattaatatatgtttcatttatttaattcacaACTCAAATATCAGTTTTTTCTCGAAATATGCAAGTTCCTTTTTATATTTCAGACTATAAAAAGACAGAACTGCaaaaaatattggaaaatgtttttttaattcaaCTTAGTGCAAGCAATCAGTTTCTGTGCCCTTTTTctacaaaaaccaaaacaaagtaGTCAAGGATAAAAGTGTTAAGAAGCTTTacgaaattattattttcctaAGAGGAAGCAAAATTCCAAAGCATTTACTTAGGTATGAGCCAGATACCTCAGTGGTGTCATAAGACAGCAAAGCTCAACTAAGATATCCATCTAAAAGTCGTTATGAACACTTCGGAGAAGAATGACACTGATAGTGGTTCCTTGGGTGATGAGCAGGATCAGGAACTCCGCCAAATACTAAGCTTGATTGAAAGCCTCGACAAAACTTACAAGGCGAACTGTCCAAATGTTCAAGAACTAAGTGCTCAAGAGACAAGTGAAGTTCCCAAATCCGACCAGGAAAAGGCGCACACGTCTTCTTCGAAAA
This portion of the Drosophila santomea strain STO CAGO 1482 chromosome 3L, Prin_Dsan_1.1, whole genome shotgun sequence genome encodes:
- the LOC120448794 gene encoding cell death protein Grim encodes the protein MAIAYFIPDQAQLLARSYQQSGHQAAASPRTTATPAAPSQQQQQSQQHQQQQQHQQQHQQQQQRPQIRANISVPLGSQQGSMTMSEFGCWDLLAQIFCYALRIYSYSSSQRRPTVIQISFEISSGGQNNDEDDVTDATSTSTTKEN